The following are from one region of the Nostoc cf. commune SO-36 genome:
- a CDS encoding TIGR03032 family protein — MNQNPVAASLELNASRQFTPWLFEQNLSLAFTTYQAGKLFFIGLQSSGKLSVFERTFERCMGLYAQGSSLYMSSLYQLWRFENILQPGQIHSNYDAVYLPQVSYVTGDLDIHDIALSNSQADSDTQNLVFVNTLFSCLARVSQTHSFIPLWQPPFISKLAAEDRCHLNGLALRDGQPRYVTAVSQSDVAEGWRDRRADGGCVIDVESNEILITGLSMPHSPRWYKEKLWLLNSGTGDFGYLDLERGSFEPVAFCPGYMRGCAFHGDFAIVGVSQPRHNKTFSGLPLDEKLFQKNAEPRCGLLVIDLKSGDIVHSLRIEGAVLELYDVVALPGVRRPMAIGFKSDEIRRMVTMG; from the coding sequence ATGAATCAAAATCCTGTAGCTGCTTCCTTGGAGTTGAATGCTTCCCGCCAGTTCACTCCGTGGCTGTTCGAGCAAAATCTGAGTTTGGCGTTTACCACCTATCAAGCAGGTAAATTATTTTTCATCGGCTTGCAATCTAGCGGCAAACTATCAGTATTCGAGCGCACCTTTGAGCGTTGCATGGGATTGTATGCCCAAGGTAGCAGCTTGTATATGAGTTCGCTATATCAACTGTGGCGTTTTGAAAACATTCTACAACCGGGACAAATCCATAGCAACTATGATGCTGTGTATTTGCCGCAGGTGAGTTATGTGACTGGAGACTTAGATATCCACGATATCGCCCTGAGTAATTCTCAAGCAGATAGCGATACACAGAATTTAGTATTTGTCAATACCCTATTTAGCTGTTTAGCTAGAGTCAGTCAAACGCACAGTTTCATACCCCTGTGGCAACCGCCGTTTATTAGTAAATTGGCAGCAGAAGACAGGTGTCACCTTAACGGGTTAGCACTGCGAGATGGTCAACCCAGATACGTCACTGCTGTGAGTCAGTCGGATGTGGCAGAAGGATGGCGGGATAGGCGAGCTGATGGTGGTTGCGTCATTGATGTCGAAAGTAACGAGATACTGATCACAGGACTTTCCATGCCCCATTCTCCTCGGTGGTATAAAGAGAAACTGTGGTTACTCAACTCTGGGACTGGAGATTTTGGCTACCTAGATTTAGAACGGGGCAGTTTTGAACCTGTGGCTTTTTGTCCGGGATATATGCGCGGTTGTGCATTTCATGGTGATTTTGCGATCGTCGGAGTTTCTCAGCCCAGGCACAACAAGACTTTTAGTGGGTTGCCTTTAGACGAGAAATTGTTTCAGAAAAATGCTGAACCTCGCTGTGGGTTACTGGTGATTGACCTGAAAAGCGGGGATATTGTGCATTCTTTGCGAATAGAGGGGGCAGTACTGGAATTATACGATGTGGTGGCACTACCGGGGGTGCGTCGTCCAATGGCGATCGGCTTTAAGAGTGATGAAATTCGGCGGATGGTGACGATGGGATGA
- a CDS encoding alpha/beta hydrolase gives MTVKKEATQPPAGLIVTLHGWGANAEDVASLLPLLNLPDYQFVLPNAPYPYPYSPVGRAWYDLRVENMYQGLAESRQLLIDFLQSLESTTGVPLSRTILSGFSQGGAMTLDVGSKLPLAGLVVMSGYLHPDAVTADQKGIPPTLISHGRYDEVVPLQAALKARETLKSLKVAVEYHEFDMGHEINPQTLEVLRNFVVNTIG, from the coding sequence ATCACCGTTAAAAAAGAAGCCACTCAACCCCCCGCAGGCTTAATTGTCACTTTGCATGGTTGGGGAGCTAATGCTGAAGATGTAGCGTCTTTGTTACCCTTGCTCAACTTACCTGATTACCAATTTGTATTACCCAACGCACCTTACCCTTATCCCTATTCCCCAGTAGGGAGGGCATGGTATGACCTACGGGTGGAGAATATGTATCAAGGATTGGCAGAAAGTCGGCAACTGCTAATAGATTTTTTGCAATCTTTAGAAAGTACCACTGGTGTACCTTTGTCACGCACCATTTTAAGCGGATTTTCTCAAGGCGGGGCAATGACTTTAGATGTCGGCTCAAAATTGCCCTTAGCAGGTTTAGTTGTTATGAGTGGGTATTTACATCCTGATGCAGTAACGGCAGATCAAAAAGGGATTCCGCCGACTTTAATCAGCCACGGGAGGTATGATGAAGTTGTGCCTCTACAAGCTGCTTTGAAGGCAAGAGAAACTCTAAAGTCTCTAAAAGTGGCGGTAGAATACCACGAATTTGATATGGGGCATGAAATAAATCCACAAACGTTAGAGGTGCTACGAAATTTCGTTGTAAATACAATTGGTTAG
- the coaBC gene encoding bifunctional phosphopantothenoylcysteine decarboxylase/phosphopantothenate--cysteine ligase CoaBC — protein MNRVLIAVGGGIAAYKVCPLVSTLFKTGVEVRVILTRSAQEFITPLTIATLSRHRAYTDDDFWQPTHSRPLHIELGEWADVMVIAPLTANTLAKLAHGMADNLLTNTVLASTCPVLLAPAMNTDMWEQLSVQRNWQQLLIDSRYHGMNTASGLLACDRIGAGRLAEPPEILAHIQSLLHTQGKRDLAGKRVLISAGGTREFLDPVRFIGNPSTGKMGLALAQAALHRGANVTLVHGPANWDVPLGVQAIPVISAEQMHQAMLEYLPNADVIVMSAAVADVKPKNYSTEKLPKRSLPQALPLELVTDIVAQLAKIKQPHQILIGFAAQSGDIIKPALEKLQNKKLDAIVANPIDQPDSGFGSDNNQAIFLDYQGRQVAIAPCSKLEMAHQLFDFVLF, from the coding sequence TTGAACAGGGTTCTAATTGCTGTAGGTGGCGGTATCGCCGCCTACAAAGTATGTCCATTAGTTTCGACGCTGTTTAAAACTGGGGTGGAGGTTCGAGTTATCCTCACCCGTTCCGCGCAAGAATTTATCACGCCTCTGACAATAGCTACCCTATCTCGTCATCGAGCCTACACAGATGATGATTTTTGGCAACCAACTCACTCTCGCCCGTTGCATATTGAGTTGGGTGAATGGGCAGATGTCATGGTAATTGCTCCTTTAACAGCTAATACATTAGCCAAGTTAGCCCACGGAATGGCTGATAATTTACTTACAAATACCGTGCTGGCTTCTACTTGTCCCGTGCTGTTAGCACCCGCAATGAATACGGATATGTGGGAACAGCTATCAGTGCAGCGAAATTGGCAACAGCTATTGATCGATAGCCGATATCATGGGATGAATACAGCATCAGGATTATTAGCGTGCGATCGCATCGGTGCTGGGAGATTAGCAGAACCTCCAGAAATTTTGGCTCACATCCAATCGCTGTTACACACTCAAGGTAAACGGGATTTAGCAGGTAAACGAGTGTTAATTAGTGCTGGGGGAACGCGAGAGTTTCTTGACCCAGTAAGGTTTATTGGCAATCCTTCCACAGGTAAAATGGGATTAGCTTTAGCCCAAGCCGCACTTCACCGAGGGGCAAACGTCACCCTAGTACATGGCCCAGCTAATTGGGATGTACCATTAGGAGTGCAAGCAATTCCCGTCATTAGTGCCGAGCAAATGCACCAGGCAATGCTGGAATATTTACCCAACGCTGATGTAATTGTGATGTCAGCAGCCGTGGCAGATGTGAAGCCAAAGAATTATAGTACAGAAAAATTGCCCAAGCGATCGCTCCCCCAAGCCTTACCCCTAGAACTAGTAACGGATATAGTCGCCCAATTAGCAAAAATTAAACAGCCACATCAGATATTAATTGGTTTTGCGGCACAAAGCGGGGATATTATCAAACCTGCGTTAGAAAAGTTACAGAATAAAAAACTCGATGCGATTGTTGCCAATCCCATCGATCAACCTGATAGTGGTTTTGGTAGCGATAATAATCAAGCGATATTTTTAGATTATCAAGGACGGCAAGTAGCGATCGCACCTTGTTCTAAATTAGAAATGGCACATCAATTATTTGATTTTGTCTTATTTTGA
- a CDS encoding restriction endonuclease-related protein, which yields MLENDLTPLQGMIIDRFFDLLPDIWLIDGLANRCAYCGTLMRLHPNNKLFPQGRCPIRQCIGHELPKVSEKLDPNKDILRIAKPQILTYWTGPAIDELAIFDSAKQSSLNAELYPESDLCDIAINERTIGIDAKSYTSPVTLGLRLNRSIGGLIYYRRRILAVSDRLIEDNPSYISTLKSTLEKKGDAASLEIMSVSSVIEFLKKMPYANQT from the coding sequence TTGCTTGAAAATGACTTAACTCCTTTACAGGGAATGATTATTGATAGATTTTTCGACCTATTACCGGATATCTGGCTAATTGATGGTTTAGCAAACCGTTGTGCATACTGCGGCACACTGATGCGACTTCATCCTAACAATAAACTTTTTCCACAAGGGCGCTGTCCCATTCGCCAGTGTATTGGTCATGAATTGCCAAAAGTATCCGAGAAACTAGATCCCAACAAAGATATTTTACGCATTGCCAAGCCGCAAATTCTCACCTACTGGACAGGCCCAGCAATTGATGAATTAGCCATTTTTGATAGCGCAAAACAAAGTAGCTTAAACGCTGAACTTTATCCAGAGTCAGATTTATGCGATATAGCAATTAATGAACGAACAATTGGGATTGATGCTAAGTCCTATACAAGTCCAGTGACTTTAGGTTTGCGTCTCAATCGTAGTATTGGCGGGCTGATTTATTATCGTCGTCGGATTTTGGCTGTGAGCGATCGCTTAATTGAGGATAACCCAAGCTACATTTCTACCCTCAAATCAACACTTGAGAAAAAAGGTGATGCGGCCAGTTTAGAAATTATGTCAGTCTCCTCCGTCATTGAGTTTTTAAAGAAGATGCCCTATGCGAACCAAACCTGA